Proteins encoded together in one Streptomyces sp. B1I3 window:
- a CDS encoding roadblock/LC7 domain-containing protein: protein MTADLSWMLEDIVHNVPRARHAVLLSADGLPRGATEGLAEKDVRTISAAMAGMQSLSRATAHFAGPEEDRQWNQTIIEFSHGWSFLIGAGQGAYLAAAAAPDVDMQQISFRMHRLVARLGNNLTSPPRVSTEEAAGTRSTTGARSGSAGDSGFALPELDQVIAEVRGARHAVLLGADGLPRGATTGMSRDLADTISAAMTGIHAYSRVTSQFAGVLEGAEWRQTVIEFQHGWIFLMAAGTGAFLAAAAEHDCDIEEFTTRLHAVVPRLTASTTRGEGTGHV, encoded by the coding sequence ATGACCGCAGACCTGTCGTGGATGCTCGAGGACATCGTGCACAACGTGCCCCGCGCACGGCACGCTGTCCTGTTGTCCGCGGACGGCCTTCCTCGCGGAGCTACGGAGGGTCTGGCCGAGAAGGATGTGCGCACCATCTCCGCCGCCATGGCCGGGATGCAGTCGCTCAGCCGGGCCACGGCCCACTTCGCCGGGCCGGAGGAGGACCGGCAGTGGAATCAGACGATCATCGAGTTCTCCCATGGGTGGAGCTTCCTGATCGGAGCGGGGCAGGGCGCCTATCTGGCCGCTGCCGCCGCACCCGACGTGGACATGCAGCAGATCTCCTTCCGCATGCACCGCCTCGTCGCCCGGCTGGGGAACAACCTCACCTCGCCGCCGAGGGTCAGCACGGAGGAGGCCGCCGGTACCCGGAGCACCACCGGGGCCCGGAGCGGGAGCGCGGGCGACTCGGGCTTCGCGCTGCCCGAACTCGACCAGGTGATCGCCGAGGTCCGGGGTGCACGGCACGCCGTGCTGCTGGGAGCGGACGGACTTCCCCGCGGGGCGACCACGGGGATGAGCCGGGACCTCGCGGACACCATCTCCGCGGCCATGACGGGCATCCACGCCTACAGCCGGGTCACCTCGCAGTTCGCGGGGGTGCTGGAGGGTGCCGAATGGCGGCAGACGGTCATCGAGTTCCAGCACGGCTGGATCTTCCTGATGGCCGCCGGCACCGGTGCCTTCCTGGCCGCCGCCGCCGAGCACGACTGCGACATCGAGGAGTTCACCACGCGCCTGCACGCCGTGGTGCCGAGACTGACCGCGTCGACGACACGGGGAGAGGGGACCGGCCATGTCTGA
- a CDS encoding ribonuclease HII encodes MPYEPPTHTVERSLRATSGARTVAGVDEVGRGAWAGPVTVCAAVTGLRRPPAGLTDSKLISPKRRAELAPLLESWVTAYGLGHASPLEIDDLGMTAALRLAAVRALDALPVRPDAVILDGKHDYLGEPWNVRTVIKGDQSCIAVAAASVIAKVHRDTMMAALGADSGQYADFAFGANAGYPSPVHRAALEERGPTPHHRLSWSYLDALPRWKHLKKVRFSAEAAALESGGQLGFDF; translated from the coding sequence ATGCCGTACGAACCACCCACGCACACCGTCGAGCGCTCACTGCGCGCTACCTCCGGTGCCAGGACCGTCGCAGGTGTCGACGAGGTCGGACGCGGAGCGTGGGCCGGCCCCGTCACCGTCTGCGCGGCTGTCACCGGCCTTCGCAGACCCCCCGCGGGCCTCACCGACTCCAAGCTGATCAGCCCCAAGCGCCGTGCGGAGCTCGCGCCCCTGCTCGAGAGCTGGGTGACGGCTTACGGCCTGGGGCACGCGTCACCCCTGGAGATCGACGACCTCGGTATGACAGCCGCACTCCGCCTCGCGGCGGTCAGGGCTCTCGACGCCCTGCCCGTGCGGCCGGACGCCGTGATACTCGACGGCAAGCACGACTACCTCGGCGAGCCCTGGAACGTCCGTACGGTGATCAAGGGCGACCAGTCCTGCATCGCGGTCGCCGCGGCCTCGGTGATCGCCAAGGTCCACCGGGACACGATGATGGCCGCGCTGGGCGCAGACTCGGGGCAGTACGCGGATTTCGCCTTCGGCGCGAACGCGGGTTACCCCTCACCGGTGCACCGGGCCGCGCTGGAGGAGCGGGGTCCCACCCCCCACCACCGCCTCAGCTGGTCCTACCTGGACGCGCTGCCCCGGTGGAAGCACCTGAAGAAGGTCCGTTTCTCCGCCGAGGCGGCCGCACTGGAAAGCGGGGGCCAGCTCGGCTTCGACTTCTGA
- a CDS encoding RecQ family ATP-dependent DNA helicase yields the protein MDNLELRTEADAILAELVGAPEGSARLREDQWQAVAALVEERRRALVVQRTGWGKSAVYFVATALLRRRGSGPTVIISPLLALMRNQVESAARAGIQARTINSANPEEWDAIYEEVERGGTDVLLVSPERLNSVDFRDQVLPRLAATTGLLVVDEAHCISDWGHDFRPDYRRLRAMLAELPAGVPVLATTATANARVTADVAEQLGTGAGQALVLRGPLERESLRLGVVQLPDAAHRLGWLAEHLGELQGSGIIYTLTVAAAEEATAFLRGRGFDVASYTGKTENADRLQAEVDLQENRVKALVATSALGMGFDKPDLGFVVHLGSPSSPIAYYQQVGRAGRGVEHADVLLLPGKEDEAIWRYFADTAFPPETQVRQTLSALADAGRPLSVPALEAAVDLRRSRLESMLKVLDVDGAVKRVKGGWTATGAEWVYDAERYAWVAKQRAAEQQAMRDYASTAGCRMEFLRRQLDDEEAAPCGRCDNCAGPWAEVSVSAEVVTGATKELDRPGVEIDPRRMWPTGMPALGINLKGRIPAKEQCSPGRALGRLSDIGWGNRLRPLLAENAPDGPVPDDVLQAAVSVLADWARSTGGWAPGVQDASARPVGVVAVPSMSRPQLVGSLAQGIASIGHLPFLGTLTHTGPGGAHAARRSNSAQRVKALSGAFAVSGELAGALAGSPGPVLLVDDFTDSGWTLAIAARLLRQAGGEQVLPLVLAAAG from the coding sequence ATGGACAACCTGGAACTCCGGACCGAAGCAGATGCCATCCTCGCCGAGCTGGTCGGCGCCCCGGAGGGGTCGGCGCGGCTGCGGGAGGACCAGTGGCAGGCGGTGGCGGCCCTGGTGGAAGAGAGGCGACGGGCTCTGGTGGTGCAGCGCACCGGCTGGGGCAAGTCGGCGGTGTACTTCGTGGCCACCGCTCTGCTGCGCCGGCGTGGCTCCGGCCCCACGGTGATCATCTCGCCGTTGCTGGCTCTCATGCGCAACCAGGTCGAGTCCGCGGCGCGGGCGGGCATCCAGGCGCGCACCATCAACTCGGCCAACCCGGAGGAGTGGGACGCCATCTACGAGGAGGTCGAGCGCGGCGGGACCGACGTCCTCCTCGTCAGCCCCGAGCGCCTGAACTCCGTGGACTTCCGCGATCAGGTGCTGCCCAGGCTCGCGGCCACGACCGGTCTGCTGGTGGTCGACGAGGCGCACTGCATCTCCGACTGGGGGCACGACTTCCGGCCGGACTACCGGCGGTTGCGGGCGATGCTGGCCGAGCTTCCCGCCGGTGTGCCGGTGCTGGCGACGACCGCGACCGCGAACGCCCGGGTCACCGCGGACGTGGCGGAGCAACTGGGTACCGGCGCAGGGCAGGCCCTGGTGCTGCGCGGCCCCCTGGAGCGGGAGAGCCTGCGCCTGGGAGTGGTGCAGCTCCCGGACGCCGCGCACCGGCTGGGCTGGCTCGCCGAGCACCTGGGCGAGCTACAGGGTTCCGGCATCATCTACACGCTGACGGTGGCCGCGGCCGAGGAGGCCACCGCGTTCCTGCGCGGGCGCGGCTTCGACGTCGCCTCCTACACCGGCAAGACGGAGAACGCGGACCGGCTGCAGGCCGAGGTCGACCTGCAGGAGAACCGGGTCAAGGCGTTGGTCGCGACGTCGGCGCTGGGCATGGGCTTCGACAAGCCGGACCTGGGCTTCGTGGTCCACCTCGGCTCGCCCTCCTCCCCGATCGCCTACTACCAGCAGGTCGGCCGTGCCGGCCGCGGGGTCGAGCACGCCGACGTGCTCCTGCTGCCGGGCAAGGAGGACGAGGCCATCTGGCGCTATTTCGCCGATACGGCCTTCCCGCCCGAGACCCAGGTCCGTCAGACCCTCTCGGCCCTCGCCGACGCCGGACGGCCGCTGTCCGTGCCGGCCCTGGAGGCGGCGGTGGACCTTCGGCGCAGCAGGCTGGAGTCGATGCTGAAGGTGCTGGACGTCGACGGCGCGGTCAAGCGGGTGAAGGGCGGCTGGACGGCCACGGGAGCCGAGTGGGTCTACGACGCCGAGCGTTACGCGTGGGTGGCCAAGCAGCGGGCGGCCGAGCAGCAGGCCATGCGCGACTACGCGAGCACGGCCGGGTGCCGGATGGAGTTCCTGCGGCGGCAGCTGGACGACGAGGAGGCCGCTCCGTGCGGCCGGTGCGACAACTGCGCGGGTCCGTGGGCCGAGGTCTCCGTTTCGGCGGAGGTGGTGACGGGGGCGACGAAGGAACTGGACCGTCCCGGGGTGGAGATCGATCCGCGCCGGATGTGGCCGACGGGAATGCCCGCACTCGGGATCAACCTCAAGGGGCGCATCCCGGCCAAGGAGCAGTGCTCCCCGGGGCGCGCCCTGGGGCGGCTCTCGGACATCGGCTGGGGCAACCGGCTGCGCCCGCTGCTGGCCGAGAACGCGCCGGACGGCCCGGTCCCGGACGACGTCCTGCAAGCAGCGGTGTCGGTCCTCGCCGACTGGGCGCGCTCCACGGGCGGCTGGGCGCCGGGCGTCCAGGACGCCTCCGCCCGGCCGGTGGGAGTCGTCGCCGTACCGTCCATGTCCCGCCCCCAGTTGGTCGGATCCCTCGCTCAGGGCATCGCGTCCATCGGCCACCTCCCCTTCCTCGGCACCCTGACGCACACCGGGCCGGGCGGCGCCCACGCGGCACGCCGCAGCAACTCCGCCCAGCGCGTCAAGGCGCTCTCCGGTGCCTTCGCCGTCTCCGGGGAGCTGGCCGGCGCCCTGGCCGGCTCACCCGGCCCCGTCCTGCTCGTGGACGACTTCACCGACTCCGGCTGGACGCTCGCCATCGCCGCCCGCCTGCTCCGGCAGGCGGGCGGCGAACAGGTCCTGCCGTTGGTGCTCGCCGCGGCAGGCTGA
- a CDS encoding cytochrome P450 yields MQQPLDPQEIPPSGCPAHGNVPLYGPSFGADPDGHYAHLRSYGLSAPVDIAPDVQAELVTSYDAALYVLQNPASFVRDSRRWNALNEGRVPADSPALPMLSYRPNALFSDGAAHARLRQAVTDSLATIDELQLVRQTQQSADYLISRFSSEPRGQAELMAEYAQPLPLLVFSDLFGCPPEIGDRVIAGISGIFEGTPGADEVLGGALTELIALKRRRPDSDLTTRLMLHPARLSDEEVLHQLVTLLSGGTAPLSATIGTSSALYLGEEWLSGLPVEDAVAQTLWNYAPIANYAAHYPTHDIELGGRTLRANDPVLISFAAANTDPKLTEHREQLSAKAHLAFGAGPHACPAKDPAFMIAVTAVETLLNRLPDVEMRVPFKTLTWAPSPWSRSLVTLPIRFTPQSVPVAAPPARAQAAHAPQQPAPSAQHAAARGTRPATAASPQHKGGLFSRFLAWTRGE; encoded by the coding sequence ATGCAACAGCCGCTTGACCCCCAGGAGATACCGCCGTCCGGTTGCCCCGCGCACGGGAACGTCCCGTTGTACGGTCCCTCGTTCGGGGCCGACCCCGACGGCCACTACGCGCATCTGCGTTCGTACGGCCTGAGCGCACCCGTGGACATCGCTCCGGACGTCCAGGCCGAGCTCGTCACCAGCTACGACGCCGCCCTGTACGTCCTGCAGAACCCCGCGTCCTTCGTCCGCGACTCCCGCCGCTGGAACGCGCTGAACGAAGGGCGCGTCCCCGCCGACAGCCCCGCCCTGCCGATGCTGAGCTACCGCCCCAACGCGCTGTTCAGCGACGGAGCGGCACACGCCCGTCTGCGCCAGGCGGTCACCGACAGTCTCGCCACGATCGACGAACTCCAGCTCGTCAGGCAGACCCAGCAGTCCGCCGACTACCTGATCAGCCGCTTCAGCTCCGAGCCCCGTGGCCAGGCGGAACTGATGGCGGAGTACGCCCAGCCCCTGCCGCTGCTGGTGTTCAGCGACCTGTTCGGCTGCCCGCCCGAGATCGGCGACCGTGTGATCGCCGGGATCAGCGGCATCTTCGAAGGCACCCCCGGGGCCGACGAGGTGCTCGGCGGGGCACTCACGGAGCTGATCGCCCTCAAGCGCCGCCGTCCGGACTCGGACCTGACGACGCGTCTGATGCTGCATCCCGCCCGGTTGAGCGACGAGGAGGTGCTGCACCAGCTCGTGACCCTCCTCTCCGGCGGGACCGCGCCGTTGAGCGCCACCATCGGCACCAGCAGCGCGCTGTACCTCGGTGAGGAATGGCTGAGCGGTCTGCCGGTCGAGGACGCGGTCGCCCAGACACTGTGGAACTACGCGCCGATCGCCAACTACGCGGCCCACTACCCGACCCACGACATCGAACTGGGCGGCAGGACCCTCCGGGCCAACGACCCGGTCCTGATCTCCTTCGCCGCGGCCAACACCGACCCGAAACTGACCGAGCACCGCGAGCAGTTGAGTGCCAAGGCGCACCTGGCCTTCGGCGCAGGCCCGCACGCCTGTCCCGCCAAGGACCCGGCGTTCATGATCGCGGTGACCGCCGTCGAGACCCTCCTCAACCGGCTGCCCGACGTCGAGATGCGCGTCCCCTTCAAGACGCTCACCTGGGCACCGAGTCCGTGGAGCCGGTCACTGGTGACCCTCCCGATCCGCTTCACGCCGCAGAGCGTGCCCGTCGCCGCCCCGCCCGCCCGTGCGCAGGCGGCCCATGCGCCGCAGCAGCCGGCCCCATCCGCGCAGCACGCGGCGGCCCGGGGAACCCGTCCGGCGACCGCTGCGTCGCCGCAGCACAAGGGAGGCCTCTTCAGTCGCTTCCTGGCGTGGACGCGCGGGGAGTAG
- a CDS encoding TetR/AcrR family transcriptional regulator, which yields MTASQPTASARPRSMSLRRRGPVLERAILDAALEQLGTVGWNGLTMEGVAAGARTGKAAVYRRWPSKEDLVADALRAGLPALDEVPDSGGVRDDLYEMCRRVRDALWSAPGIALRSVLHECDATTAERFHAVILSGMVEPATQVVREVLRRGVERGEVRPDALSAMVVDVIPAIMMYRTKVCGSEWTDGEIAQMIDEVGMPLFRV from the coding sequence ATGACTGCTTCACAACCGACGGCCTCCGCCCGGCCCCGGTCGATGTCCTTGCGCCGCCGGGGGCCCGTGCTGGAACGGGCCATCCTCGACGCCGCGCTCGAGCAGCTGGGCACGGTGGGGTGGAACGGGCTGACGATGGAAGGTGTCGCCGCCGGCGCCCGGACGGGGAAGGCGGCCGTGTACCGGCGCTGGCCGTCGAAGGAGGACCTGGTCGCCGATGCCCTTCGGGCCGGCCTGCCCGCTCTGGACGAGGTCCCCGACAGTGGGGGCGTCCGTGACGACCTCTACGAGATGTGCCGCAGAGTGCGGGACGCCCTGTGGTCCGCGCCCGGCATCGCCCTGCGGTCGGTCCTTCACGAATGCGACGCCACCACGGCCGAACGTTTCCACGCGGTGATCCTGAGCGGCATGGTCGAGCCCGCGACACAGGTCGTCCGAGAGGTGCTCCGCCGTGGTGTCGAGCGGGGAGAAGTCCGGCCGGACGCCCTGAGCGCGATGGTGGTCGACGTGATTCCCGCGATCATGATGTACCGGACCAAGGTGTGCGGCAGCGAATGGACGGACGGAGAGATCGCTCAGATGATCGATGAGGTCGGGATGCCGCTCTTCCGTGTCTGA
- a CDS encoding ATP-binding protein — MIRDALVWCLVAVAATAVVAVVALAARNRALGAKKRQSEAELRRQLHAADSQLHVTRAELQQLKGEQDSTLREAKEAAEENTKAVLKGAASFLQSLAAEQTMLLDGIQRKYGGHAVLSDLLEVNHANAQMARKAQGIAVMCGAPLGRRNKPASVYDVVRSAQGQIRNFHRVAIMQQAGLALKASAVAPVALAVAELLDNAASFSQHDAPIEVTFQRVQNNLCIVIDDAGVSMNDEDRQRATALLSGDVVPRLSQLGNQPKFGFPVIGLIARQYGFRVDVTGVSRYGGVRAVVLLPEELWTMEETPPAQEAPVSNILRTEGRPVTGTTRTVHGLPKRGARQAPIASVPDPETVRPASRTPEETGRASGRSLGAFQRGTLSGRNLDATSLEGSEDA, encoded by the coding sequence ATGATTCGAGACGCACTTGTGTGGTGCCTGGTTGCGGTGGCGGCGACAGCCGTCGTCGCGGTTGTGGCACTCGCCGCCCGTAACAGAGCGTTGGGGGCGAAGAAGCGGCAGTCCGAGGCCGAGCTGAGGCGCCAACTGCACGCAGCGGACAGCCAACTCCATGTGACCCGAGCCGAGCTGCAGCAGCTCAAGGGGGAGCAGGACAGCACCCTTCGGGAGGCCAAGGAGGCGGCGGAGGAGAACACCAAGGCCGTTCTCAAGGGCGCGGCCAGCTTCCTCCAGAGTCTCGCCGCGGAGCAGACGATGCTCCTGGACGGCATACAGCGGAAGTACGGCGGCCACGCGGTTCTCAGTGACCTGCTGGAAGTGAACCACGCCAACGCGCAGATGGCGCGCAAGGCGCAGGGCATCGCGGTCATGTGCGGTGCGCCGCTCGGCCGCCGCAACAAGCCGGCCAGCGTCTACGACGTGGTGCGCAGCGCCCAGGGTCAGATCCGCAACTTCCACCGGGTCGCCATCATGCAGCAGGCCGGTCTCGCGCTGAAGGCGTCCGCGGTCGCACCGGTCGCCCTCGCCGTCGCCGAGCTGCTTGACAACGCTGCCAGCTTCTCCCAGCACGACGCTCCGATTGAAGTAACGTTCCAGCGCGTCCAGAACAACCTGTGCATCGTCATCGACGACGCCGGTGTCAGCATGAACGACGAGGACCGTCAGCGGGCGACCGCGCTGCTGTCCGGAGACGTCGTCCCCCGTCTGTCGCAGCTCGGGAACCAGCCGAAGTTCGGCTTCCCCGTCATCGGCCTGATTGCGCGTCAGTACGGCTTCAGGGTGGATGTCACCGGAGTCTCCCGGTACGGCGGCGTCCGGGCCGTCGTCCTGCTGCCCGAGGAGCTGTGGACCATGGAGGAGACGCCGCCGGCCCAGGAGGCCCCCGTCAGCAACATCCTGCGCACCGAGGGAAGGCCGGTGACCGGCACGACGCGTACGGTGCACGGTCTGCCGAAGCGCGGAGCGCGCCAGGCACCCATCGCGAGCGTGCCCGACCCCGAGACCGTCCGGCCGGCGTCGCGGACTCCGGAGGAGACCGGCCGCGCCTCCGGGCGCAGCCTGGGGGCTTTCCAGCGCGGCACGCTGTCCGGCCGCAACCTTGATGCCACGTCGCTCGAAGGGTCCGAAGACGCATGA
- a CDS encoding DUF742 domain-containing protein, with product MSDEAEQELELTTPLVPLFVITNGRALPPEHEYEHTTLVTAAEEASAAAPTLSPEASQVMDLVTDGFLSVAEVAGHTHLPLGIVRILLAQLEESDLILVRRPIPRAERVDRELVSAVLEGLKNRFGA from the coding sequence ATGTCTGACGAGGCCGAGCAGGAGCTGGAGTTGACGACACCGTTAGTCCCCCTGTTCGTGATCACGAACGGACGTGCCCTGCCCCCTGAGCACGAGTACGAGCACACCACCCTCGTGACCGCGGCGGAGGAGGCGTCGGCCGCGGCGCCCACCCTGTCCCCCGAAGCGAGCCAGGTCATGGACCTGGTCACCGACGGTTTCCTGTCCGTGGCCGAGGTGGCCGGGCACACGCACCTGCCGCTGGGCATCGTGCGCATCCTGCTGGCGCAGTTGGAGGAGAGCGACCTCATCCTCGTGAGGAGGCCGATACCGCGCGCCGAACGTGTCGACAGAGAACTGGTCAGCGCCGTGCTCGAGGGCCTGAAGAATCGATTCGGAGCGTAA
- a CDS encoding MFS transporter, which produces MTTSQLETQSTPGGARRAGRPGIALAVIAACQLMVVLDATIVNIALPHIQDALSFSTTDLSWVLSSYTLTFGGLLLLGGRAGDILGRRRVFMTGILLFTLASLLGGLAQEPWQLLAARALQGVGGAIASPTSLALITTTFPEGPERNRAFGVFAAVSAGGGAIGLLTGGMLTEWLDWRWVLFVNVPIGVLIAVLAPMYINESEKHPGRFDISGALTSTLGMASLVYGFIRASEEGWRDTLTLSSFAAAVLLLATFVLIESRAKEPITPLRMFADRNRSGTYVIMLSLAAAMFGMFFFIVLFVQNVLDYSPIESGLAFLPVTVAIITGAGLSQRLLPVLGPKPFMVTGSAITGIGLFWLTLISSDSSYVGGVLGPMTLFGFGMGLNFVTLTLTAVSGVAQHEAGAASSLLNASQQVGGSLGLSILVTVFGTAGRDEAEKQIPSFMARATPEQKAEFARTQELPAPWGHEVLTHSIATAFTAAVAMVALALLTAVLVIRVRRSDLEALSGKSAAAGPGA; this is translated from the coding sequence GTGACAACATCTCAGTTAGAAACACAGAGCACACCCGGCGGGGCCCGCCGGGCGGGGCGCCCGGGGATCGCCCTCGCGGTCATCGCCGCCTGCCAGTTGATGGTGGTACTCGACGCCACGATCGTCAACATCGCACTCCCGCACATCCAGGACGCGCTCAGCTTCTCCACGACAGATCTCTCCTGGGTCCTGAGCTCCTACACCCTCACCTTCGGCGGACTGCTGCTGCTGGGCGGCAGGGCGGGTGACATCCTGGGCCGCCGCCGGGTCTTCATGACCGGCATCCTGCTCTTCACCCTCGCCTCGCTGCTGGGTGGACTGGCGCAGGAGCCCTGGCAGTTGCTCGCGGCCCGTGCGCTGCAGGGCGTCGGCGGTGCCATCGCGTCACCGACCTCCCTCGCACTGATCACCACCACGTTCCCGGAAGGACCCGAACGCAACCGGGCGTTCGGGGTGTTCGCCGCCGTGTCGGCGGGAGGCGGCGCGATCGGGCTGCTGACCGGCGGCATGCTCACGGAGTGGCTCGACTGGCGCTGGGTCCTCTTCGTCAACGTGCCCATCGGCGTGCTGATCGCGGTCCTGGCACCGATGTACATCAACGAGTCGGAGAAGCACCCGGGCCGCTTCGACATCTCGGGTGCCCTGACCTCGACACTCGGTATGGCGTCACTGGTCTACGGATTCATCCGCGCCTCGGAGGAGGGCTGGCGGGACACCCTCACGCTGTCGTCCTTCGCCGCCGCCGTGCTTCTGCTCGCCACGTTCGTCCTGATCGAGTCGCGCGCCAAGGAACCGATCACCCCCTTGCGGATGTTCGCCGACCGGAACCGCTCGGGCACCTACGTGATCATGCTCAGCCTGGCCGCGGCCATGTTCGGGATGTTCTTCTTCATCGTGCTGTTCGTGCAGAACGTCCTGGACTACAGCCCGATCGAGTCGGGGCTGGCCTTCCTGCCCGTGACGGTCGCGATCATCACGGGCGCGGGGCTCTCCCAGCGGCTGCTTCCGGTGCTCGGCCCCAAACCCTTCATGGTCACCGGGTCGGCGATCACCGGAATCGGGCTCTTCTGGCTGACCCTCATCTCGTCGGACAGTTCCTACGTCGGCGGCGTCCTCGGGCCCATGACGCTGTTCGGCTTCGGCATGGGGCTGAACTTCGTCACCCTGACCCTGACCGCGGTGTCCGGCGTCGCCCAGCACGAGGCGGGTGCCGCCTCCAGCCTCCTCAACGCGAGCCAGCAGGTCGGCGGCTCGCTGGGCCTGTCGATCCTGGTCACCGTGTTCGGCACGGCCGGCCGGGACGAGGCGGAGAAGCAGATACCGTCGTTCATGGCTCGGGCGACGCCGGAGCAGAAGGCCGAATTCGCCAGGACGCAGGAGCTGCCGGCGCCCTGGGGACACGAGGTTCTCACCCACAGCATCGCCACCGCCTTCACCGCGGCCGTCGCCATGGTGGCGCTCGCCCTGCTGACCGCGGTGCTGGTGATCCGGGTGCGCAGGAGCGATCTGGAGGCGCTGAGCGGGAAGTCCGCCGCCGCCGGGCCCGGCGCCTGA
- a CDS encoding ATP/GTP-binding protein: MYLDPDVSHAVKILIVGHFGVGKTTCIGSLSEIEPLRTEEEITEASVGFDDLSGTPDKTTTTVAMDFGRLTLSDALVLYLFGTPGQERFKEMWEELSRGALGALVLVDPERLHESFPVLDLVERFGLTYAIGVNHFEGNTDYPLDEVRDALNLAADTPVVKCDVRDERSSAHALITLVKHLMSLLG; this comes from the coding sequence GTGTACCTGGATCCAGACGTCTCCCACGCGGTGAAGATCCTCATAGTGGGGCACTTCGGGGTCGGGAAGACCACCTGCATCGGCAGTCTCTCCGAGATCGAGCCACTGCGGACCGAGGAGGAGATCACCGAGGCCAGCGTGGGCTTCGACGACTTGTCGGGCACACCTGACAAGACGACCACCACCGTGGCCATGGACTTCGGCCGGCTCACCCTCAGCGACGCGCTGGTCCTCTACCTCTTCGGGACGCCCGGGCAGGAGCGCTTCAAGGAGATGTGGGAGGAGCTGTCCCGGGGCGCACTGGGCGCGCTGGTCCTCGTCGACCCCGAGCGGCTGCACGAGTCCTTCCCCGTCCTGGACCTCGTCGAGCGCTTCGGCCTGACGTATGCCATCGGCGTCAATCACTTCGAGGGCAACACGGACTACCCGCTCGACGAGGTGCGCGATGCGCTGAACCTCGCCGCGGACACCCCCGTCGTCAAGTGCGACGTACGCGACGAGCGGTCCTCGGCGCACGCGCTCATCACCCTCGTGAAACACCTCATGTCCCTACTCGGCTAG